A stretch of the Bacillus sp. B-jedd genome encodes the following:
- a CDS encoding ABC transporter permease/substrate-binding protein has protein sequence MNDFVNYVTNNTGQIINLLGQHIYLSVVSVLIAIAVGVPLGIAISRSQNFSKPVIGTANVVQAVPSLALLGFLIPFIGIGSTPAIVMVVLYSLLPIVKNTYTGLTNIDRDILEAARGIGLTNSQIMRKIQLPLAFPIIMAGVRISAVTAVGLMTIAAFVGAGGLGYLVFSGVSTVDNNMILAGAIPACILALLIDFAVGRLESRLSYTTKMAASSKRSKPSFAKKAALPALIGILVIGIGVSYAFNMVGAKEKISIGSKNFTESVILANMAADLIEAKTDIQVERKLNLGGTQVVFSALKKGDVDTYIEYTGTGLVTILKKEVSNNPDEVFQTVHDEFEKQFGIKTLKPLGFNNTYTLAVRQDTADKYGLETFSDLAAVSNELTVGATIEFTNRVDGLPGLSKTYNMDFGDLRAVDGGLRYTAIKSKESDVIDAFSTDGLLEEFKLKVLEDDKQFFPPYYAVPLVREDTLKAHPELKETLEMLAGKLTDEKMRELNYRVDSLKQSPKKVAKDFLIEEGLVE, from the coding sequence ATGAATGATTTTGTCAATTATGTAACCAATAATACCGGCCAGATCATCAACCTGCTTGGCCAGCATATTTATCTGAGTGTAGTTTCCGTGCTGATCGCAATCGCCGTCGGGGTGCCGCTCGGCATTGCCATTTCAAGAAGCCAAAACTTCTCGAAACCGGTTATCGGGACTGCAAACGTCGTCCAGGCGGTTCCAAGCCTGGCGCTGCTTGGTTTCCTGATTCCGTTTATCGGTATCGGCAGTACGCCGGCCATCGTCATGGTCGTTCTGTATTCCCTGCTTCCGATTGTGAAGAACACATATACCGGGCTGACGAATATCGATCGTGATATTCTTGAGGCGGCTCGCGGAATCGGGCTTACAAATAGCCAGATCATGCGAAAAATCCAGCTTCCTCTTGCCTTTCCGATCATCATGGCAGGTGTGAGAATATCAGCTGTTACAGCCGTTGGACTGATGACCATCGCCGCGTTCGTCGGAGCGGGCGGGCTTGGCTACCTGGTCTTCTCAGGGGTTTCAACTGTTGATAACAATATGATTCTTGCGGGAGCGATCCCTGCATGTATCCTCGCTTTGCTTATTGATTTTGCAGTCGGCAGGCTTGAGTCAAGGCTATCCTATACGACAAAAATGGCCGCTTCATCAAAAAGGTCGAAGCCATCCTTTGCAAAAAAAGCCGCCCTTCCTGCCTTGATTGGCATCCTTGTCATTGGAATAGGCGTTTCTTATGCATTTAACATGGTTGGCGCAAAAGAAAAAATCTCCATTGGCTCCAAAAACTTTACGGAATCGGTCATTCTCGCCAATATGGCGGCAGACCTAATTGAAGCCAAAACAGATATCCAGGTTGAGCGCAAGCTGAATCTAGGCGGCACACAGGTCGTATTCAGTGCGTTGAAAAAAGGCGATGTTGATACGTATATTGAATATACAGGGACTGGCCTTGTCACTATTTTGAAAAAGGAAGTTTCAAACAATCCGGATGAAGTTTTCCAAACCGTCCATGATGAGTTCGAAAAACAATTCGGTATTAAAACGCTGAAGCCGCTTGGTTTCAATAACACGTATACGCTTGCTGTCCGGCAGGATACAGCCGACAAATACGGGCTTGAAACGTTCTCGGACCTAGCTGCCGTCAGCAATGAACTGACTGTAGGTGCGACGATTGAATTTACGAACAGGGTCGACGGGCTGCCAGGGCTCTCCAAAACGTATAACATGGACTTCGGCGACCTCCGCGCGGTGGATGGCGGACTCCGCTATACGGCCATTAAGAGCAAGGAAAGTGATGTAATCGACGCCTTCTCAACAGATGGCCTCCTTGAAGAATTCAAATTGAAGGTATTGGAAGACGACAAGCAATTCTTCCCGCCTTATTATGCCGTTCCATTAGTGCGCGAAGACACTCTCAAAGCACATCCGGAACTAAAAGAAACACTTGAAATGCTCGCAGGAAAGCTCACAGACGAAAAAATGCGCGAACTCAACTACCGCGTCGACAGCCTTAAGCAATCACCAAAGAAAGTCGCCAAAGACTTCCTCATCGAAGAAGGATTGGTAGAATAA
- a CDS encoding ABC transporter ATP-binding protein, whose product MIKFENIVKTYQRQPVIHNFNLEIDEGQLVVFIGPSGCGKTTLLKMVNRLIEPTSGKIFINGKDISSTDPIELRRNIGYVIQSTGLFPHMTIRENLELIPKLKGEKPESIVEKTDRLLNLVGLNPEEYLDRYPKELSGGQQQRVGVARAFSTDSDIILMDEPFSALDPVTRSSLQEELFNMQKELNKTIIFVTHDMDEAYKIADKICLLKDGEILQYDTPENILKNPASEFVQNFLGKRRVWNNPEVLKAEDIMISNPVKVSPRRNVLQAIEIMKENKVDSLMVTDNTQTLIGLVTLKDIKVTDRAMLIGEVMERNIHSVQEDMDLITVFKIMNEHRIGYLPVVNETGRLMGLITRSSILSALSSQLMDLEVAF is encoded by the coding sequence ATGATCAAGTTTGAAAACATCGTGAAAACGTATCAACGCCAACCAGTCATCCACAATTTCAACCTTGAAATTGATGAAGGGCAGCTGGTTGTTTTTATTGGCCCGAGCGGCTGCGGAAAGACCACATTGTTAAAAATGGTCAACCGCCTGATTGAGCCAACATCCGGGAAAATCTTTATTAACGGGAAAGACATTTCCTCAACCGATCCGATTGAACTACGCCGGAATATCGGTTACGTTATCCAAAGTACCGGCCTGTTCCCACATATGACGATTCGAGAAAATCTCGAATTGATTCCGAAGCTGAAAGGCGAAAAGCCTGAATCAATAGTAGAGAAGACGGACCGGCTCCTCAACCTTGTCGGGCTGAACCCGGAAGAATACCTTGACCGCTACCCGAAGGAATTGAGCGGCGGGCAGCAGCAGCGCGTCGGCGTTGCACGCGCCTTTTCAACAGACTCCGATATCATCCTAATGGACGAACCCTTCAGCGCGCTTGACCCCGTTACTAGAAGTTCCCTTCAGGAAGAATTGTTCAATATGCAAAAGGAATTGAACAAGACGATTATCTTCGTTACCCATGATATGGATGAAGCGTACAAAATCGCAGACAAAATCTGTCTATTGAAGGATGGGGAAATCCTGCAATACGATACGCCTGAAAATATCCTTAAAAATCCGGCATCTGAATTTGTCCAGAACTTCCTTGGCAAGAGGCGTGTCTGGAACAATCCAGAAGTTTTAAAGGCGGAGGATATTATGATTTCGAACCCTGTAAAGGTTTCCCCGCGGCGAAACGTCCTGCAGGCGATTGAAATCATGAAGGAAAACAAAGTAGACAGCCTGATGGTGACAGACAATACCCAAACGCTTATCGGCCTTGTCACATTGAAGGACATTAAAGTAACCGACCGGGCGATGCTCATCGGCGAAGTGATGGAGCGGAATATCCATTCCGTGCAGGAAGACATGGATTTGATCACTGTTTTCAAAATAATGAATGAACACAGAATTGGCTATTTACCAGTAGTAAATGAGACCGGGCGATTAATGGGGCTGATTACGAGGAGCAGTATCCTTTCTGCCTTAAGCAGCCAGCTAATGGACCTGGAGGTGGCGTTTTAA
- a CDS encoding lysozyme family protein produces the protein MMKKRRKSSSRKQRRRTVHLTLVFFGMLAVFLIITDEFPLDKKPEMVFKSIPSENVKKYTPLLHRELEKVQLEEFTPLLAAVMQQESKGKGGDPMQASESAGLAPNTITDPERSIQQGVKHFQRAIQYGEKKNVDLQTIVQAYNMGLGYIDYVADNGGEHKEELAKEFSSLQVKKNPQLYNCGGNKNNFRYPYCYGDFSYSTKVFNNIELFGSVPVNGSTAKNER, from the coding sequence ATGATGAAGAAACGAAGGAAATCGAGCAGCAGGAAACAGCGCAGAAGGACCGTTCATTTAACGCTCGTCTTTTTTGGAATGCTGGCTGTCTTTTTAATCATTACAGACGAATTTCCGCTGGATAAAAAGCCGGAAATGGTTTTTAAGAGTATACCGTCCGAAAACGTAAAAAAATATACCCCTCTGCTTCATAGGGAGCTAGAGAAAGTCCAGCTTGAAGAATTTACGCCGCTACTTGCCGCGGTGATGCAACAGGAAAGCAAGGGAAAAGGCGGGGATCCGATGCAAGCTTCGGAATCGGCTGGCCTGGCGCCGAATACCATTACAGATCCAGAGCGGAGCATCCAGCAGGGAGTGAAGCATTTCCAGCGCGCCATCCAGTACGGAGAGAAGAAAAATGTCGATCTGCAGACGATTGTCCAAGCATATAATATGGGCCTTGGCTATATCGATTACGTCGCGGATAATGGCGGAGAGCATAAAGAAGAGTTGGCAAAGGAGTTTTCGTCCCTGCAGGTCAAAAAAAATCCCCAGCTTTATAATTGCGGTGGAAATAAAAATAATTTCCGTTATCCGTATTGTTATGGCGATTTTTCATACAGTACCAAAGTTTTCAATAATATCGAACTGTTCGGCAGTGTCCCTGTAAACGGCTCTACAGCGAAGAATGAAAGGTAA
- a CDS encoding GntR family transcriptional regulator, with protein sequence MKPIYVQIAEWIESEIISGNLPEDEKVYSQYQLADMYTINPATAAKGLNLLADENILYKKRGLGMFVATGARDAIIEKRKSETLKGLVRELLIEASRLNISKTELIGMIETAEMKEGGK encoded by the coding sequence ATGAAGCCTATTTACGTGCAAATTGCAGAATGGATTGAATCCGAAATTATCAGCGGAAATCTTCCCGAAGATGAGAAGGTTTATTCCCAGTACCAGCTAGCTGATATGTACACGATCAATCCCGCAACTGCCGCGAAAGGGCTGAATTTACTAGCAGATGAAAACATTTTATACAAAAAGCGGGGGCTGGGAATGTTTGTTGCTACGGGAGCACGAGATGCAATTATAGAAAAGAGAAAGAGTGAAACCTTAAAGGGACTTGTTCGGGAATTGCTGATTGAAGCAAGCCGTTTGAATATCAGCAAAACAGAATTGATTGGCATGATTGAAACAGCTGAGATGAAGGAGGGCGGAAAATGA
- a CDS encoding ATP-binding cassette domain-containing protein — protein MKTVEFNKVSKTYFGKKALNELSFSIEENTITGLVGRNGAGKTTLLRLTAGFLKPSSGEVKVFSEFPFENLDVSMNSIFIDDGMVFPPALSLGEILEEAGRFYPNWNGRLANRLLDYFSIDPKNYHNRLSKGKTSIFNAIVGIASRCPLTMFDEPTTGMDEAARKDFYRALLKDYIDHPRTIILSSHHLEEIEDLLENILLIQDGRCYLHLPMPEFSSWAITVQGSGEGIRNVLAGLEIIHERTLGKNAFQTVVRNNLTVEEVEELRKAGAEIMPVSSSDLFVYLTTAEKGGIDSVFNENESR, from the coding sequence ATGAAAACAGTCGAATTCAATAAAGTATCGAAAACGTATTTTGGCAAAAAAGCCTTGAACGAGCTCAGTTTTTCAATCGAGGAAAACACCATCACCGGGCTGGTAGGAAGGAATGGAGCCGGTAAAACGACTCTGTTGAGATTAACGGCCGGGTTCCTGAAGCCATCTTCGGGTGAGGTCAAGGTCTTCTCGGAATTTCCCTTTGAAAATCTGGACGTTTCGATGAATTCCATCTTTATTGATGATGGGATGGTTTTTCCTCCGGCATTGTCTCTTGGGGAAATTCTCGAGGAAGCGGGAAGGTTTTACCCCAATTGGAACGGAAGGCTGGCAAACCGGTTGCTTGACTACTTTTCAATAGACCCGAAGAATTACCACAACCGACTATCCAAAGGGAAAACGAGTATTTTCAATGCGATTGTCGGGATTGCCTCCCGCTGCCCGCTGACAATGTTTGATGAGCCGACTACCGGAATGGATGAAGCGGCGAGGAAAGATTTTTACCGCGCGCTCCTAAAAGACTACATTGACCACCCCCGGACCATCATTTTATCAAGCCACCATCTTGAAGAAATCGAGGATTTGCTTGAGAATATTCTTCTTATTCAGGATGGGAGATGCTATCTGCATCTGCCAATGCCTGAATTCAGCAGCTGGGCGATTACGGTCCAGGGAAGCGGTGAGGGGATAAGAAACGTGCTCGCAGGGTTGGAAATCATCCATGAAAGGACGCTTGGCAAAAACGCATTTCAGACGGTTGTACGAAATAATTTAACAGTAGAAGAGGTTGAAGAACTCCGCAAAGCGGGTGCGGAAATCATGCCTGTAAGTTCGAGCGACCTGTTTGTTTATCTGACGACAGCCGAGAAAGGGGGAATCGACAGTGTCTTTAACGAAAACGAGTCTCGCTGA
- a CDS encoding DUF421 domain-containing protein, giving the protein MENLLIPIVRTGVSFIFLLLVTLAIGKHINAHKNHYSFALSVTIGSFIANMGFHTNIPFRDIFVSFTALIILFYALLSISSRSRSLRLWLSGSPTVLIENGKILDENMKKMKISIDDLNQLLREKGIFNIEEVEYALLEVSGTLSFILKMPYQPATKQDLGISSSSQHLPVELIMDGKIIAKNATGLYNPEWITEECKRRNLRLEDIYYAVINTNGQLFFDKFEDRLSNPTDVE; this is encoded by the coding sequence ATGGAAAATCTTCTTATTCCGATTGTGCGCACCGGGGTAAGTTTCATCTTTTTGCTGCTTGTTACACTTGCAATCGGCAAGCATATCAATGCCCATAAAAATCACTATAGTTTTGCTTTATCAGTTACAATAGGATCCTTTATCGCAAACATGGGCTTCCATACAAACATTCCATTCAGGGATATATTTGTTTCTTTTACCGCTTTGATCATTCTTTTCTATGCGTTGCTTTCGATTTCTTCCCGGAGCAGGTCATTAAGATTGTGGTTGTCCGGCAGCCCGACTGTATTAATTGAAAATGGCAAAATACTTGATGAAAATATGAAGAAAATGAAAATCTCAATTGATGATTTGAATCAGCTATTGCGCGAAAAGGGCATCTTTAACATTGAAGAAGTCGAATATGCCTTGCTGGAAGTGAGCGGTACATTATCATTCATTCTTAAAATGCCATACCAGCCCGCAACCAAACAAGATTTAGGCATTTCATCATCATCCCAGCATTTGCCCGTGGAACTGATTATGGATGGGAAAATAATCGCTAAAAATGCAACAGGTCTTTATAACCCGGAATGGATTACGGAGGAATGCAAACGAAGGAATTTACGGTTGGAGGATATTTATTATGCTGTCATTAACACGAATGGACAGTTGTTTTTTGACAAATTCGAAGACAGGCTTTCAAATCCGACAGATGTAGAATAA